A window from Manduca sexta isolate Smith_Timp_Sample1 chromosome 24, JHU_Msex_v1.0, whole genome shotgun sequence encodes these proteins:
- the LOC115448745 gene encoding probable protein S-acyltransferase 23, with protein MAAEEALPPCSPISPEAPAAPPRTITSLHQQSDLHQLIFEAVRSGEVSEIERLVEKLGVEVLSARDQHGYTPAHWAALDGSVAVMRYLVERGAPIDLSCLGTQGPRPIHWACRKGHASIVQVLLQSGVAVNAADFKGLTPLMTACMYGKTATAAYLLGMGAATRLSDINGDTALHWAAYKGHADLVRLLIYSGVPLHCRDNFGSTPLHLACLSGNLTCVRLLCEKVKAELEPRDKNGKTPLMLAQSHRHLEVVKLLQKEMKRKAHWIPPLSELWAVVFGGAGDSKGPLLFFLISVLLWGYPMYVLRCVSLTWNTLRLSHYCFLYWNAIMWISWIIANRRDPGYIPQNSETYYRAIRQIPYYDKWKKRNVILSRLCHTCRCLRPLRAKHCRICKRCVAYFDHHCPFIYNCVGVRNRMWFFLFVMSVAINCTLSIYFACYCLLLEGFGLLYVLGLLEAITFCALGWILTCTSILHACMNLTTNEMFNYKRYPYLRDKRGRYQNPFSRGPIMNLIEFFVCLPDKCDEQDIFHEESI; from the exons ATGGCCGCAGAGGAGGCTTTGCCCCCTTGCTCGCCTATATCACCCGAGGCACCGGCCGCTCCGCCTCGGACTATTACAAGTCTCCACCAACAATCTGATTTACACCAACTGATTTTTGAAGCTGTTCGGTCAGG tgAAGTGTCGGAAATCGAGCGTCTCGTTGAGAAACTTGGCGTCGAAGTCTTAAGTGCTCGCGATCAGCATGGTTACACGCCAGCTCATTGGGCGGCATTGGATGGTAGCGTTGCCGTGATGCGGTACCTTGTTGAAAGAGGAGCTCCAATCGACTTATCTTGCCTTGGTACACAG GGTCCACGGCCAATACATTGGGCTTGTCGGAAAGGACACGCTTCTATAGTTCAAGTACTACTACAGTCGGGGGTTGCAGTAAACGCAGCGGATTTTAAAG GTCTGACTCCTCTTATGACAGCATGCATGTACGGTAAAACAGCAACTGCAGCGTATCTTCTCGGAATGGGTGCAGCTACAAGGCTCTCCGATATCAATGGCGACACGGCATTGCATTGGGCGGCATACAAAGGACATGCTGATTTAGTCCGCCTTTTGATTTATTCTGGAGTTCCATTACATTGCAGAGATAACTTTGGATCGACTCCTTTACATTTGGCATGTCTGTCTGGTAATTTAACGTGCGTCAGATTGCTTTGTGAAAAG GTTAAAGCTGAGCTGGAACCACGCGACAAGAATGGAAAAACTCCTCTCATGCTTGCTCAAAGCCACAGACACTTGGAGGTGGTCAAACTGttacaaaaagaaatgaaaCGGAAAGCGCACTGGATTCCACCACTCTCTGAACTCTGGGCTGTGGTGTTCGGAGGCGCTGGAGATTCCAAAGGACCCCTGTTATTTTTCCTAATATCGGTGTTATTATGGGGATATCCTATGTACGTGTTACGATGCGTGTCATTAACATGGAATACTTTACGACTTTCACACTATTGCTTTCTCTACTGGAATGCTATTATGTGGATAAGCTGGATTATAGCTAATCGCCGCGATCCAGGTTACATTCCACAGAACTCGGAAACCTACTACAGGGCCATAAGACAAATACCGTATTATGACAAGTGGAAGAAGAGAAATGTTATACTTTCACGGCTTTGTCACACTTGCCGATGTCTTCGACCACTCAG AGCTAAACATTGCCGCATCTGCAAGCGCTGTGTGGCTTATTTCGATCACCACTGCCCTTTTATTTACAACTGCGTTGGAGTTCGAAACAGAATGTGGTTTTTCCTGTTTGTGATGAGTGTCGCTATCAATTGCACTCTTTCCATCTACTTCGCATGCTACTGCCTTTTGCTGGAAGGTTTCGGACTTCTTTATGTATTGGGATTGCTGGAAGCGATTACATTTTGCGCTTTAGGCTGGATTTTAACATGTACTTCA aTTTTACACGCATGTATGAACTTGACTACTAATGAAATGTTCAATTACAAGAGATATCCTTATCTGAGGGATAAAAGGGGCCGATATCAAAATCCGTTTTCTAGAGGCCCGATTATGAATTTAATCGAGTTTTTTGTCTGCCTGCCTGATAAATGCGATGAACAGGATATTTTCCATGAAGAAAGCATATGA
- the LOC115448746 gene encoding acyl-CoA Delta(11) desaturase, translating to MPPYTSDANGVLFESDAATPDLALSSTPVQQADNRPKQLVWRNIILFAYLHIAALYGGYLFLVHAKWQTDIFAYLLYVMSGLGITAGAHRLWAHKSYKAKWPLRLILVVFNTMAFQDSAIDWARDHRMHHKYSETDADPHNATRGFFFSHIGWLLVRKHPELKRKGKGLDLSDLYADPILRFQKKYYLILMPITCFVMPTVIPVYLWGESWVNAFFVAALFRYAFILNVTWLVNSAAHKWGDKPYDKSIKPSENISVSMFALGEGFHNYHHTFPWDYKTAELGNNRLNFTTNFINFFAKIGWAYDLKTVSDEIIQQRVQRTGDGSHHLWGWGDKDHDKEEVNAAIRINPKDD from the exons ATGCCTCCATACACATCAGACGCCAATGGCGTGCTCTTTGAAAGTGATGCAGCAACACCAGATTTGGCTCTCTCTTCAACTCCAGTGCAGCAAGCTGACAATCGCCCTAAACAGTTAGTGTGGAGAAACATTATACTTTTTGCATATCTTCACATTGCGGCATTGTATGGCGGATACCTCTTCTTAGTCCATGCAAAATGGCAAACAGATATTTTTG CTTATTTGCTTTATGTTATGTCGGGACTTGGCATAACGGCGGGGGCTCATCGACTGTGGGCGCACAAATCATATAAAGCGAAATGGCCGTTACGACTTATTTTGGTCGTATTCAACACTATGGCATTTCAG GATTCCGCAATAGATTGGGCACGTGACCATCGCATGCACCATAAATACTCGGAGACTGATGCGGATCCACACAACGCGACCCGAGGATTTTTCTTTTCGCATATCGGCTGGCTTCTTGTCAGAAAACATCCCGAGCTGAAGAGGAAAGGCAAGGGGTTGGACCTAAGTGACTTGTATGCTGATCCCATACTCAGATTCCAAAAAAA GTATTATCTGATACTGATGCCTATCACCTGCTTCGTCATGCCCACGGTGATTCCAGTGTATTTGTGGGGCGAGTCTTGGGTTAACGCATTCTTTGTGGCGGCGTTGTTCCGCTACGCGTTCATCTTGAACGTGACCTGGCTGGTGAACTCGGCAGCGCACAAGTGGGGCGACAAACCTTACGACAAGAGTATCAAGCCATCCGAAAATATCTCAGTTTCGATGTTCGCTCTCGGGGAAGGATTCCACAACTATCATCACACGTTCCCGTGGGACTACAAAACTGCCGAACTCGGAAACAACAGGCTCAATTTCACCacaaatttcattaatttcttcGCGAAAATCGGCTGGGCTTACGATCTGAAGACGGTTTCGGATGAGATCATACAACAGAGAGTGCAGCGAACAGGAGACGGCTCGCACCACTTGTGGGGCTGGGGCGACAAAGACCACGACAAAGAGGAAGTCAATGCGGCTATTCGTATTAATCCGAAAGATGACTAA